Part of the Varibaculum massiliense genome is shown below.
GGTCTAATTGACCAGGTTTTAGAGTCGCGGAAAACTCCGCTGAAACAGTAGGCACCGCCTAGCTAGCGTGCCGCGCTGGCAAGCTGCAAAAATACCTTTAGGCTAGGAGATGCAGATTTAATTTAGGAGGAACCGGGTGGAGGACGAGGTCGAGCTGCTCAAGTGCTCGTTTTGCGGCAAGACTCAACGGCAAGTGCGCAAACTGATTGCCGGGCCGGCGGTCTATATCTGTAACGAGTGCGTTGATCTTTGTAACGAGATCATGGAAGAGGACACCGCGAAGCATTCGCAGGATAAAGCTAAGCCCCTGCCGAAGCCTAAAGAAGTCTATGATTTCCTCAATCACTACGTAATTGGGCAAGACCAGGCTAAACGGGCGCTTTCGGTCGCTGTATATAACCATTACAAACGGGTGCAGGCGAAAGAACGGGGACAGAATATCGACATGTCTTTGACGAAGTCGAATATTTTGCTGTTAGGGCCCACTGGTTGCGGTAAAACCCATTTGGCGCGTTCTTTGGCGAAATTGCTTAACGTCCCGTTTGCAATAGTAGATGCTACCGCTTTAACTGAAGCCGGATACGTGGGTGAAGACGTTGAGAATATCCTGCTGAAGTTAATTAATGCTGCCGATGGCGATATTAAACGCGCCGAACGCGGAATTATTTATATCGACGAGATTGATAAAATTTCTCGTAAAGCGGAGAACGCCTCCATTACCCGGGATGTATCGGGGGAGGGCGTACAGCAGGCGCTACTGAAGATTATTGAGGGTACGGTGGCATCGGTACCTCCGCAAGGGGGACGCAAACATCCGCATCAAGAATATTTAGAGATTGATACCAACTCGATTCTGTTTATTGCGGCGGGTGCTTTTGCGGGAATTGATGAGATAGTTAAGTCCCGGCTGGGGCAACATTCCACCGGGTTCGGATCTTCTCTGAAGTCTACTGCCGAACATGGTGACCTTTATGCGCAGGTAACCGCGGATGATTTGCATCGCTTTGGTCTTATCCCGGAGTTTATTGGTCGTTTGCCCGTTCTCACTTCCGTAAAGGAACTTACCGAGTCTGACCTGGTGCGGGTATTGGTGGAGCCAGAAAACTCCCTAGTTGCCCAGTATTGTTCCCTGTTTGAGCTTGATGGAATTGACCTGCATTTTACCGACGGGGCGATTCACGCCATGGCGCGGATGGCCAGGGAGCGTGGCACCGGAGCGCGGGCGCTTTCTTCCATTATGGAGGCCGTGCTTAAAGAAACCATGTTCGAGGTTCCTTCCCAACCGGATGTCCGTTCCGTGACTATTACCGAAGAGGTAGTGAACCAGGGGGCTAAACCTACCCTGTTAGAAGCGGTTTCCCGTTCCAAAACTGCCTAACTTGGACAGGGCTCGCCCTCGCTCTCGTCCTCGTTTATTCTTAATGCATGAGCAATCAACAGGGAAAACCGACTGGTGATTTCGTACCGCCGCAGCTGGCTCAAGCACGTGCCACTATCGATAATATCGATGCCGCTTTGATTCATATCTTGGCCGAACGCTTTAAATGCACCCAAAAGGTGGGGTATCTAAAGGCAGAGCTGGGACTTAACCCGGAAGATAAGGCTAGAGAAAAACAGCAGGTAGCAAGGCTGCGGGCGTTAGCGGAAGAAGCAGGCTTAGATCCGGTATTTGCGGAAAAATTCTTGAACTTTATCGTTGAGGAAGTTATCCGCCACCATATTGATATTGCTGAACAACAGCGCGGCTAGCCCTACAGACAAGTGTCCGAAATAGGGCAGGGAATAAGCTGGTGGCTGAACGTTAATCTTCTTCTAAAGGACCGCCGTAGATAGCATCAATTTCATGCTTGAAGCGTTTTAGAACCACCGATCGTTTAACTTTTAACGAAGGAGTCATAGTCCCGTTTTCTAAGGAAAAATCAGTGGTTAACACCCTAATTTTACGGATAGATTCGGCGCGAGAAACCTTTTGGTTAGTGCGGGCCACTGCCCGTTCCAAAGATTTGAGCACTGCCGGGTGGCGAGCGGCAGCAGAAACATCCATCGGCGGCAGATTATGGTTACGCAGCCAGCCTGGAAGCATTTCTGAATCCAAGGTAACCAGTGCCGCAATGAAGGGGCGGCGATCTCCCACCGCTACCACATTCGAGATTAGTGGGTGTCCCCGCAGACCGTCTTCTAGTACTTCCGGAGAAACATTCTTACCTCCGGCAGTAACAATAATTTCTTTCATGCGACCGGTGATATATAAGAAACCATCGGCATCAATCCAGCCTTTGTCTTCGGTGTGCATCCAGCCGTCTTCGGTATACAGCTCGGCGGTTTCTTTCTCCAAATTGAGGTAGCCAGGGGACATAGGCTCGCCCTTGAACAATACTTCACCCTGGTCAGAAATACGTGCGGCAATCCCGGGAATTGGCTGCCCCACGGAACCTATTTTGGCGCGAGCTGGTACGTTCACGGCGGCCGGTCCTAAGGTTTCGGTCAGACCATAGCCTTCGCAAACTGCGACTCCAATACCGCGGAAAAAGTGTCCTAAACGGGTAGAGAGGGGACCGCCCCCAGAAATAATATACCCGGCGTTTCCTCCCAAAAGGCTCGTAAGCCGCGATAACACTAGTTGGTAAAAAACTTGCCGACGAATCTTTAACGCCCGGGAAGGCCCCTCCGGGGTGTCGAGAGCCTTGGAATAGTCAATAGCGGATTTGGCGGCCAGTCGGAACAAACGCAGCTTTATCCCGGTTCCTGCCGAGGCATCGGCGGCATTGTAAATCTTTTCCAGGACGCGGGGGACTGCCAACAGGTAGGAAGGTTTAAAAGAGGTGAGATCTGCCAGGAGATTCTTGGTATCGGGTACTAATCCGAGCACTCCTGGTCCTACGAGGGCGCCCCAGGAAACCATCCGTGCCAGCGCATGAGCT
Proteins encoded:
- the clpX gene encoding ATP-dependent Clp protease ATP-binding subunit ClpX; this translates as MEDEVELLKCSFCGKTQRQVRKLIAGPAVYICNECVDLCNEIMEEDTAKHSQDKAKPLPKPKEVYDFLNHYVIGQDQAKRALSVAVYNHYKRVQAKERGQNIDMSLTKSNILLLGPTGCGKTHLARSLAKLLNVPFAIVDATALTEAGYVGEDVENILLKLINAADGDIKRAERGIIYIDEIDKISRKAENASITRDVSGEGVQQALLKIIEGTVASVPPQGGRKHPHQEYLEIDTNSILFIAAGAFAGIDEIVKSRLGQHSTGFGSSLKSTAEHGDLYAQVTADDLHRFGLIPEFIGRLPVLTSVKELTESDLVRVLVEPENSLVAQYCSLFELDGIDLHFTDGAIHAMARMARERGTGARALSSIMEAVLKETMFEVPSQPDVRSVTITEEVVNQGAKPTLLEAVSRSKTA
- a CDS encoding chorismate mutase, with the translated sequence MSNQQGKPTGDFVPPQLAQARATIDNIDAALIHILAERFKCTQKVGYLKAELGLNPEDKAREKQQVARLRALAEEAGLDPVFAEKFLNFIVEEVIRHHIDIAEQQRG
- a CDS encoding AMP-dependent synthetase/ligase, encoding MEADKGFSFPPGTIAVAGDTPGKLKEFSMPATHIRSEHDNIVSLFRRRVTQNPNQTVIEQKTMLGEQWRKVSAGEFWDEISSVSRGLLGIGLKPGDRLALHGPTSYEWTLIDMAALAIGIITVPIYETDSAAQIEWILQDSDIRYAIAANQSSQELIQAVATRADQKCRIFSLAAGDLLTIIEAGRQIAPAVIDSYNAQITGDTIATIIYTSGTTGHPKGTIITQRNASSLILNALDYMAEIGMQKTTRCLLFLPVAHALARMVSWGALVGPGVLGLVPDTKNLLADLTSFKPSYLLAVPRVLEKIYNAADASAGTGIKLRLFRLAAKSAIDYSKALDTPEGPSRALKIRRQVFYQLVLSRLTSLLGGNAGYIISGGGPLSTRLGHFFRGIGVAVCEGYGLTETLGPAAVNVPARAKIGSVGQPIPGIAARISDQGEVLFKGEPMSPGYLNLEKETAELYTEDGWMHTEDKGWIDADGFLYITGRMKEIIVTAGGKNVSPEVLEDGLRGHPLISNVVAVGDRRPFIAALVTLDSEMLPGWLRNHNLPPMDVSAAARHPAVLKSLERAVARTNQKVSRAESIRKIRVLTTDFSLENGTMTPSLKVKRSVVLKRFKHEIDAIYGGPLEED